GCACGATCTGGTGCCGCTGGGCGAGATCGAGGAGGATCTGTTCGACCACACGCCGGAGGCGCAGCTCAAGCGCCGGATGGAATATCTGTCGACCATCGCCGACCGGCTGAACGTCACCCACCGCAGGACCCTCCTCCACTGGGGACCATGGGTGACGATCCCCGGCGGCTATGCGGGGGCGAAGATCGCCTTCAACCGCATTCCCGATGCAGAGGATTTCTAGAACTCTTACCGTCCTGGCCGCTCCCCAACCTGAGCCGGGGTCAGTTATGGGCATCCACGCCTTGGCAGCGGTGCGGTTCCCAGGACGTTGGTGGCCGGGACTGATCCCCGGATCAAGTCCGGGGCCGGTCATGACGCGGGTGGAGCCGATGCTTGTGTCAAAGAGCCAGCACCTTTGGGCCCGCAGCTTGCGCTGCGAGCCTTTCGGGTTCGAGGGTGGCGCGTCGGGCAGCCCGGCTCGCTCGTGTGTGTTGATGGAAGAGCCGAACTGCTCGTCACGCACGGTTCTTTTCAGGTGGACCAGCTGGGGAGCCCCCAAGGTCGACCTCCCGCGACCACAGGCGTGCGAGGCCTGCGGCGGGACCGTGCCTGCTCTCACTCTTGCGACGCCTCGCGAGCGCGCCCCTCGTCAGAGCAGATCTAGGGCAACGATATAGCCAAGGTTATCCGCCCTGTCAAGAACAAAGTGAGAACATAACATCGCCTCGCACCCGGAGCCCTCCTCCTGAGGAGCAGCACAGCGGCGTCTCGAAGGATCGTCCAGGGCGCCTCCAGCTCCTCCTTCGCGACGCCACGGCGTGGCGCCTCAGGATGAGGCCGGAGGGTATTGGCACGGAAGCCGTGGATGGCCGCAACAAGTGCGGCCATGACTTGAGGGTTTCCTCACCTCCCCGGACTTGATCGGGGACGGTCAGGATGGGGTGGGGAGCACTCCTCCCCTCCAGGGGGAGGAAATCCGCGCGAGCCGTGACGAACGAGGTCGTCGAACGAGGGCTTAGAGCATTCTCGGTGAAGTGGATCCGGTTCACCGTCGAAAATTGCGGTCAAACAAGAGAGGTGTTTCCACTGAGGTGGAAACACCTCTAGGCGCGTGGCGGCAGAATGCCTTAAGCCGCCTTGCTCTTGGGCTGCACCTCGGCCGAGTAGTCTTCCATCAGCACCTTGGTCATGTTGCCCGGCTGGAAGCGGTGGGGGCCGATCTCCGACACGGGCGTTACTTCCGCGGCCGTGCCGGTGATGAAGCATTCGTTGAAGCTCGGGAGTTCCTCCGGCATGATCCGGCGCTCCTCCACCCCGAAGCCGCGACGCTTGGCGAGATCGATCACCGTGCGGCGGGTGATGCCGTCGAGGAAGCAGTCGGCGATCGGCGTGTGAACGACACCGTCGCGGATGAAGAACACGTTGGCGCCGGTGCACTCCGCCACCCGCCCCTGCCAGTCGAGCATGAGCGCATCGGCATAGCCATTCCGCTCAGCCTTATGCTTGGAGATGGTGCAGATCATGTAGAGACCCGCGGCCTTCGCGGCCGAAGGGGCGGTCGCCGGATCGGGACGGCGATACTCCGCCATGTCGATGCGGATGCCCTTCATCTTCTGGGCCGGGTCGAAATAGCTCGGCCATTCCCAGGCTGCGATGGCGAGGTGAATCTTGTTGTGCTGAGCGGCGACACCCATCATTTCCGAGCCGCGCCAGGCGACGGGGCGCAGATAAGCATCCGTCATGCCGTTCTTCTCCAGCACGAGGCGCTTGGCCGCGTCGATCTCGGCCACCGTGTAGGGGATCTCGAAATCGAGGATCTGGGCCGATTTCTTGAGACGCTCCGAATGCTCGGTCGACTTGAAGATCTCGCCGCCATACGCCCGCTCGCCTTCGAACACGGAGGATCCGTAATGCAGGCCATGCGAAAGCACGTGGAGCTTGGCGTCCTTCCAGGGTACGATCTGCCCGTCGTACCAGATCCATCCATCACGTTGATCGAAGGGGGTCGCGGACATCGTTTTCTCCTTGAATGCCGACCTTTGTGGCAACCGGGGCCGTGTAATTT
This region of Microvirga mediterraneensis genomic DNA includes:
- a CDS encoding branched-chain amino acid aminotransferase, which produces MSATPFDQRDGWIWYDGQIVPWKDAKLHVLSHGLHYGSSVFEGERAYGGEIFKSTEHSERLKKSAQILDFEIPYTVAEIDAAKRLVLEKNGMTDAYLRPVAWRGSEMMGVAAQHNKIHLAIAAWEWPSYFDPAQKMKGIRIDMAEYRRPDPATAPSAAKAAGLYMICTISKHKAERNGYADALMLDWQGRVAECTGANVFFIRDGVVHTPIADCFLDGITRRTVIDLAKRRGFGVEERRIMPEELPSFNECFITGTAAEVTPVSEIGPHRFQPGNMTKVLMEDYSAEVQPKSKAA